From the Rhodoferax sp. WC2427 genome, one window contains:
- a CDS encoding thiolase family protein produces MSAYIPYGVYWSTPFAKWQGSLAHLNALPLAASVGKQALAARGYDMGQIDLAILGLTNPQKGSFYGLPYVTGLMGIDRVAGPTIQQACATSVRALQMAAQEVQCGTATSALLVMADRQSNGPVLYYPDPTGTGGYGTTEHWVPDNMGHDPYAKNPMLQTGENVAARYGISTAEQHELKLHRYGQYQQALANDRAFQKRYMAEVPLTDAKFRKQTGVLSADEGIFPTTAEGLAKLKPVKDGGTVTFGGQTHPADGNAGAIVTTRDLARAASTNPNIEVEILGFGQARVEPGYMPMAPSPAAFNALKNAGLSIADIHAIKTHNPFAVNDIALARDTGFAWEKMNNYGSSIIWGHPQAPTGLRAIIELIEELVLRGGGVGLFTGCAAGDSGYATVLRVTDSRKG; encoded by the coding sequence ATGTCCGCATACATTCCCTACGGGGTTTACTGGTCGACCCCGTTTGCCAAATGGCAGGGTTCGCTGGCCCATTTGAACGCCTTGCCGCTGGCCGCCAGCGTGGGCAAACAAGCCCTGGCCGCACGCGGCTACGACATGGGGCAGATCGACCTGGCCATCCTGGGCCTGACCAACCCGCAAAAAGGCAGCTTCTATGGCCTGCCCTACGTCACCGGGTTGATGGGGATCGACCGGGTGGCCGGCCCCACTATCCAGCAGGCCTGCGCCACCAGCGTACGCGCCCTGCAAATGGCCGCGCAGGAAGTGCAGTGCGGCACCGCCACCAGCGCGCTGCTGGTGATGGCCGACCGCCAGTCCAACGGCCCGGTGCTCTACTACCCCGACCCCACCGGCACCGGCGGCTACGGCACCACCGAGCACTGGGTGCCCGACAACATGGGCCATGACCCGTACGCCAAAAACCCCATGCTGCAAACCGGCGAAAACGTGGCCGCCCGTTACGGCATCAGCACCGCCGAGCAGCACGAACTGAAGCTGCACCGCTACGGCCAGTACCAGCAGGCGCTGGCCAACGACCGGGCGTTCCAGAAGCGCTACATGGCCGAGGTGCCTTTGACCGACGCCAAGTTCCGCAAGCAAACCGGTGTGCTCAGTGCCGACGAAGGCATCTTCCCCACCACTGCCGAAGGGCTGGCGAAACTCAAGCCGGTGAAGGACGGCGGCACGGTCACCTTCGGCGGCCAAACCCACCCGGCCGACGGCAACGCCGGGGCCATCGTTACCACGCGCGACCTGGCCCGCGCCGCATCGACCAACCCAAACATCGAAGTGGAGATTTTGGGCTTCGGCCAGGCCCGCGTGGAGCCCGGCTACATGCCCATGGCCCCGTCACCCGCCGCCTTCAACGCCTTGAAAAACGCCGGGCTGTCGATTGCCGACATCCACGCCATCAAGACCCACAACCCCTTCGCGGTGAATGACATTGCGCTGGCCCGCGACACCGGCTTTGCCTGGGAGAAGATGAACAACTATGGCAGCTCCATCATCTGGGGCCACCCGCAAGCCCCCACGGGTTTGCGCGCCATCATCGAACTGATCGAAGAGCTGGTGCTGCGCGGCGGCGGCGTGGGCCTGTTCACCGGCTGCGCGGCGGGCGACAGCGGCTACGCCACCGTGCTGCGCGTGACCGACAGCCGCAAGGGATAA
- a CDS encoding acetyl-CoA C-acyltransferase, whose amino-acid sequence MQHFSAKLDAWIVDGVRTPLVDYCGPLGGVSPTDMGIKVARAVFARSGVSATDVDSVVTGSMAQADFDAFVLPRHIGLYAGVPIAVPSILVQRICGTGFELFRQAADQITLGYANLALVVGTESMTRNPIAAYTHRSGFKLGAPVEFKDFLIEALTDTAGPVTMIETAENLAQKYGITRADVDAYAALSFERALKAQADGFLAGEIVPVTSEKFELPGYATRGIQLPRKVAQLDRDTHPRPSPIEALAGLRSVYPGGVQTAGNSSALVDGAVGALVASDTYVRKHGLQPLARLRGAAAAGVPPELMGIGPAPAIRALLERCGLTLDDIGLFEINEAQGAQTIAVERELGLDRDKLNVNGGAIALGHPLAATGVRLTITLARELRCRGLRYGISSACVGGGQGMALLIENPEYLKD is encoded by the coding sequence ATGCAACACTTTTCAGCCAAACTGGACGCGTGGATCGTGGACGGCGTGCGCACGCCGCTGGTGGACTACTGCGGCCCCCTGGGCGGTGTGTCGCCCACCGACATGGGCATCAAGGTGGCCCGCGCCGTGTTTGCGCGCAGTGGGGTGTCTGCGACGGATGTGGATTCGGTCGTTACCGGCTCGATGGCGCAGGCCGACTTCGACGCCTTTGTGCTGCCGCGCCACATCGGCCTGTACGCGGGCGTGCCCATCGCCGTGCCTTCCATCCTGGTGCAGCGTATCTGCGGCACCGGCTTCGAGCTTTTCCGCCAGGCCGCCGACCAGATCACCCTGGGCTATGCCAACCTGGCGCTGGTGGTGGGCACCGAATCGATGACGCGCAACCCGATTGCCGCCTACACCCACCGCAGCGGCTTCAAGCTGGGCGCGCCGGTGGAGTTCAAAGACTTCTTGATCGAAGCCCTGACCGACACCGCAGGCCCGGTCACCATGATCGAGACGGCGGAGAACCTGGCCCAAAAATACGGCATCACCCGCGCCGATGTGGATGCGTATGCCGCCCTGTCGTTTGAGCGCGCCTTGAAAGCCCAGGCCGATGGTTTTCTGGCGGGTGAAATCGTGCCCGTCACCAGCGAAAAGTTTGAACTGCCCGGCTACGCCACCCGTGGCATCCAACTGCCGCGCAAGGTCGCCCAGTTAGACCGTGACACCCATCCGCGCCCCTCTCCCATCGAAGCCTTAGCGGGCCTGCGCAGCGTCTACCCCGGCGGCGTGCAAACTGCGGGCAACAGTTCGGCCCTGGTGGATGGCGCGGTGGGCGCGCTGGTAGCCAGCGACACGTATGTGCGCAAACACGGCCTGCAGCCGCTGGCCCGTTTGCGCGGTGCCGCCGCCGCCGGTGTACCGCCCGAGCTGATGGGCATCGGCCCCGCGCCCGCCATCCGCGCCTTGCTGGAGCGCTGCGGCCTGACGCTGGACGACATTGGCCTGTTCGAGATCAACGAGGCCCAGGGCGCACAAACCATTGCGGTGGAACGCGAGCTGGGCCTGGACCGCGACAAGCTGAATGTGAATGGCGGCGCGATTGCGCTGGGCCACCCCCTGGCCGCCACCGGCGTGCGCCTCACCATCACCCTGGCCCGCGAGCTGCGCTGCCGGGGGCTGCGTTACGGCATCTCCAGCGCCTGCGTGGGCGGCGGCCAGGGCATGGCCTTACTGATTGAAAACCCCGAATACCTGAAAGACTGA
- a CDS encoding acyl CoA:acetate/3-ketoacid CoA transferase encodes MHIITAAQAGALIQDNATIFLGGLAVTSLPEEVLKGVEQTFLATGHPRNLTTWACGAIGNSKDAGMVHFAHPGMIKRTIAGHFGQTGAEMMKMVFAGEVEAYNFPQGSLSHLTRHIASRSPGLLTKVGLGTFVDPRIEGGKLNSQSTEDLVKLVEFAGEEWLFYPCPKIDVAIIRGTLADENGNITLDKEGVLLEQINIAHAAKACGGIVIAQVERIVQAGSLHPKAVKIPGVSVDYVVVSQPENHMQTIATQFNPALCGDVRVPTSSLEPMALDERKVIARRTAMELKPGAITNLGIGIPAGVPSVAAEEGVSDQLTLSIESGITGGIPAQLGDFGVAYNAEAIIEQSLQFDFYDGGGLDASFLGLAQADYWGNVNVSKFNGRPVGCGGFVNITRSTKKLVFCGTFTAGGLQVQVADGQLTIVQEGKSRKFIEKVEQITFNGHDAALRQQEVLFVTERAVFQLTTDGLELTEIAPGVDLERDVLAHMGFKPIMRDVKTMDAGLFSAQWGGLAKAMAARAVQG; translated from the coding sequence ATGCACATCATCACTGCAGCCCAAGCTGGCGCACTCATCCAAGACAACGCCACCATCTTCCTGGGCGGCCTGGCCGTGACCAGCCTGCCTGAGGAGGTGCTCAAGGGCGTGGAGCAGACCTTTCTGGCCACCGGCCACCCGCGCAACCTGACCACCTGGGCGTGCGGCGCCATCGGCAATAGCAAGGACGCAGGCATGGTCCACTTTGCCCACCCCGGCATGATCAAACGCACCATCGCGGGTCACTTCGGACAGACAGGGGCCGAGATGATGAAGATGGTGTTTGCGGGCGAGGTCGAGGCCTACAACTTCCCGCAGGGCAGCCTGTCGCACCTCACGCGCCACATCGCCAGCCGCAGCCCCGGCCTGCTGACCAAGGTGGGCCTGGGCACCTTTGTGGACCCGCGCATCGAAGGCGGCAAGCTCAACAGCCAGTCCACCGAAGACCTGGTCAAGCTGGTGGAATTTGCGGGCGAAGAATGGCTGTTTTACCCCTGTCCCAAGATTGACGTAGCCATCATCCGCGGCACCCTGGCCGATGAAAACGGCAATATCACGCTGGACAAAGAGGGCGTGCTGCTGGAGCAGATCAACATCGCCCACGCGGCCAAGGCCTGCGGCGGCATCGTCATCGCCCAGGTGGAGCGCATCGTGCAAGCGGGCAGCCTGCACCCCAAGGCGGTGAAGATCCCCGGCGTCTCGGTGGACTACGTGGTGGTCAGCCAGCCCGAAAACCACATGCAGACCATCGCCACCCAGTTCAACCCCGCCCTGTGCGGCGACGTGCGCGTGCCCACCAGCTCGCTGGAGCCCATGGCGCTGGACGAGCGCAAGGTCATCGCCCGCCGCACCGCCATGGAGCTCAAGCCCGGTGCCATCACCAACCTGGGCATCGGCATCCCCGCCGGGGTGCCGTCGGTGGCGGCCGAAGAGGGTGTGTCCGACCAGCTGACGCTGAGCATCGAGAGCGGCATCACCGGCGGCATCCCCGCGCAGCTGGGCGACTTCGGCGTGGCCTACAACGCCGAGGCCATCATCGAGCAGTCGCTGCAATTCGACTTCTACGACGGTGGCGGCCTGGATGCCAGCTTCCTGGGCCTGGCCCAGGCCGACTACTGGGGCAACGTCAACGTGAGCAAGTTCAACGGCCGCCCGGTCGGCTGCGGTGGCTTCGTCAACATCACCCGCTCCACCAAGAAGCTGGTGTTCTGCGGCACCTTCACCGCCGGTGGCCTGCAGGTGCAAGTGGCCGACGGCCAGCTCACCATCGTTCAAGAGGGCAAATCCCGCAAGTTCATCGAAAAGGTCGAGCAAATCACCTTCAACGGCCATGACGCAGCATTGCGCCAGCAAGAAGTGTTGTTCGTCACCGAGCGCGCAGTGTTCCAGCTCACCACCGACGGCCTGGAGCTGACCGAGATCGCCCCGGGTGTGGACCTGGAGCGCGACGTGCTGGCGCACATGGGGTTCAAGCCGATCATGCGGGATGTGAAGACCATGGACGCGGGGCTGTTCAGCGCGCAGTGGGGGGGGCTGGCGAAGGCGATGGCGGCCAGGGCGGTGCAGGGGTAG
- a CDS encoding PPC domain-containing DNA-binding protein, which translates to MQTLPLRLTPGQDLRQALEAAVRSHNCQAAFVLSGIGSLSTAGLRFAGAEQPQRLVGDLEILSLSGTVAFDGARSSSHLHMALSTATGAVLGGHVAAGCMVRTTAEVLLALLPEWTFARELDAQTGFGELVVRGRSGLD; encoded by the coding sequence ATGCAAACCCTCCCCCTGCGCCTCACCCCCGGCCAAGACCTGCGCCAGGCCCTGGAAGCCGCCGTGCGCAGCCACAACTGCCAGGCGGCTTTTGTGCTGTCGGGCATCGGCAGCCTGTCTACTGCCGGGCTGCGCTTTGCCGGGGCAGAGCAGCCGCAGCGGCTGGTGGGGGACCTGGAAATCCTCAGCCTGTCTGGCACGGTGGCGTTTGACGGAGCGCGCAGCAGTTCGCACCTGCACATGGCGCTGTCCACCGCGACCGGTGCCGTGCTGGGTGGGCATGTGGCAGCGGGCTGCATGGTGCGGACCACGGCGGAGGTGCTGCTGGCGCTGTTGCCCGAGTGGACGTTTGCGCGGGAGCTGGATGCGCAAACGGGGTTTGGCGAGCTGGTGGTGCGGGGCCGGTCGGGCTTGGATTGA